The following proteins are encoded in a genomic region of Bacillus sp. FJAT-22090:
- a CDS encoding sensor histidine kinase: MKILLGQGFSLFIILMALAALLLYALWGWPNDNAWWSLLETTYAEVPLGAWIIIILAFMSFSFSLNTLQKVRDQEKKIESSLRPLLEAETSLPNNKKFAYSKRLHVTTNQLEQLILTQRKTLQRITNEKAEAQDKLIQERIVQERQRLARELHDSVSQQLFAASMLLSTMVEIEESQNGEAPKNLLQTEKIVQQAQLEMRALLLHLRPAALHDKTLKQGMEELLLELQQKVFFTIRYRLEEVSLPKGAEDHLFRIAQETLSNTLRHAKATEVDILFVERDNLAIFRVQDNGVGFEMADAKTGSYGLENVKERAVEIGATCKVVSVPSQGTIVEVKLPIEKNLELVGTVKREEHKDDSNIVSG; the protein is encoded by the coding sequence ATGAAAATACTTTTGGGTCAAGGCTTTTCCCTCTTTATTATATTAATGGCTTTAGCAGCATTATTACTCTATGCACTGTGGGGCTGGCCAAACGATAATGCATGGTGGTCATTGCTTGAGACTACTTACGCAGAAGTACCATTAGGTGCTTGGATTATTATCATACTAGCGTTTATGAGTTTTAGTTTTTCTTTGAATACTCTTCAAAAGGTTCGTGACCAGGAAAAGAAAATAGAATCTAGCTTGAGACCTTTATTAGAAGCAGAAACGTCCCTACCAAACAATAAAAAGTTCGCATATTCGAAAAGATTACATGTCACAACCAATCAATTAGAGCAGCTCATATTGACCCAGCGGAAAACCTTGCAGCGTATTACAAATGAAAAAGCAGAAGCACAAGATAAGCTTATTCAGGAACGAATCGTACAAGAAAGACAACGCTTGGCTAGGGAGCTGCATGATTCGGTTTCACAACAATTATTTGCAGCGTCTATGCTTCTTTCAACGATGGTGGAAATAGAGGAGTCGCAGAATGGGGAAGCTCCTAAAAATTTATTGCAAACAGAAAAAATTGTTCAACAAGCTCAGTTAGAAATGCGTGCCTTACTGCTCCACCTCCGTCCAGCAGCACTACACGATAAAACGCTTAAGCAAGGAATGGAAGAACTATTACTAGAGCTCCAACAGAAAGTTTTTTTTACCATTCGATATCGCTTAGAAGAGGTCTCATTACCAAAAGGCGCAGAGGACCATTTATTTCGAATTGCACAGGAAACCTTATCCAATACGTTACGACATGCAAAGGCTACGGAAGTCGATATTTTATTCGTAGAACGTGACAATCTAGCAATTTTTCGAGTGCAAGATAATGGCGTTGGCTTTGAGATGGCGGATGCTAAAACAGGCTCATATGGCTTAGAGAATGTCAAAGAAAGAGCTGTTGAAATTGGTGCTACTTGCAAAGTTGTTTCCGTTCCGTCGCAAGGAACAATTGTCGAAGTGAAGCTTCCAATCGAGAAAAACTTAGAGCTAGTTGGAACAGTGAAGAGAGAGGAGCATAAAGATGATTCGAATATTGTTAGCGGATGA